A genome region from Cutaneotrichosporon cavernicola HIS019 DNA, chromosome: 5 includes the following:
- the BPH1 gene encoding uncharacterized protein (Response to), translating into MFKLLKDLTRPPEPLGGRSRSASLSTGVTAPAPTPAPAPPPPEPEVDEQETDVDARTVISLVDGLPDVHGTMAYVETFSHLLTLPSKPATRAAFRRHEGFARLFAALHGLGWARRPDAISQDEWTVFEVQRAEGLRLWFEALAWGMGDRAGERAFDALGGYMALLPLLRKLSSDDADTADAEVLGILLSHLLGNNYTLRSLFTGPKVDADAVLKDAHLRWAQGLPLLWAYIWGLEKGDLEREALYDGAREATATPAVWLTLCVIRALAADRTNLLLIRANLPALPEFLVTRIYGYEPERHFDVTFPPRDEWFQNVQAEPVAPAREWFAPSAEGRALYLSLLQRVVTGGMDTQITWRLFQLVRKAPPKPPRIEPDSIASSGAATPIARPASPGAEFVTPASTPGPDTPRSQKKRPTLKIKLSPPLHESLDTEVLDLVRRAMRSHNPHAFIFRSAPGVEDGSLDLSELDRPFPPAAKGFVFAAWVNISRLTEGITLLHLSQEGRKHPLLAVRVLENSQISITTTAWSDKDDEVEEVICGAADALIPHREWVHFCVGCRKGRAAGEARIFINGRRVGVMHVTYPIPRPGAKEGVRVSVGRAPPEPDSKPTLGHGEGNEWSLGRTLLLEEVVAEDIVLLMHHLGPRYAGNMQEAAGKFLTYEDATAININLHALAAGQKAALLPANSQLVRAISSGPAIPEDNIMLSLSAADVLPSQSGEEEGVLNGAVPHISRARDFTYARAHLVGSIFPYAMSDMDVVAGSAGGGVLVLKLVDLASTPDELRTTLGVLWDMLRYSWAASEEMERIRGYDLLAAILRPKMGALVDTQCAEGILAFLGIDINDPSSARVQCSAGYKALGLDLELWAHAQLPTLTLYLQHFQALLAESQYRRFNQLRTFQKSNVVRKLLYALRSGHYTHAAVPLAVNTLRLVLTSRWSAEDGIKPVFSYLVSALCQLPSSTYIVPTEPTSAQYPAALILTMLADVLKNAKRLTKLNKAISLHRLLVIFLQSNPTPFVVVPCTDILALCLSTPSHDSFQRHFEAEGGFVLLAKTLAPIWNAHIQDTVFGMLFGPTGTAGASLACPPVIASVLAALDALLHSASGGSGVADMASSVGSISSTISGLSITPIRQHPDDDSDSDSGTEIDDDGRLESLLTKLAQVYRQSSPLRRALTARRIESMLPAMVDFVTMTVSSSSAAVESQRAAALQWLQALVDLSKSPATIITQLKLLIEQLKASSSADTAARTPTSVAGSISRPAPPRRSSSNLSTSMRSNSSVTSISSPLRRAPSGEGGGPLARLRARNPTRMPLRRTLTGESILQEERDKNAAWRMIILSTDARKHATETLERKEHWHRLNQVEWPGLVAALRAENGVWAEDDRPATWRLDGSEGPLRMRIRLERTDAVDAPGRQKIRANLRDAIPGTDELSSAVSRINAAPWEDPFSLAMGESMAEEQPAGTPTKPTAPADPSQAGDDESDDDAYHEVEDESTNKMRLVAKALQAGDVVESAHNIVRIVGVDALPGLLILGRKNLYLIDGLVQTPEGQVIEAEHAPRDVLSIPSGTLADFDPSDQRSHRWTYSDIVETNKRAFLFRDVALELYFADKQNFLVIFRDKRERQTVVHKMGIKSGTAPRVLNSFVLDTLSRALVDTREVQLESMTRKWQSREISNFAYLQLLNQHANRTPNDVTQYPVFPWVLADYTSQILDLSKKASYRDLSRPMGALTPARREEALERYQVMEGVGEKPFHYGTHYSSSMIVCGYMIRLSPFTEIFLALQGGTFDLADRLFSSVPRAWDSASATNRGDVRELIPEFFYAPSFLTNLNHHDFGRKQVSGDVVNDVALPPWALNDPLLFVHINRETLESDYVSRHLPEWIDLTFGHKQGDAASFNCFHPLSYRGAVDLDRMKDDAERASSTAIIHNFGQTPLQIFRTPHPHRFLGGRTTLPIGQRFGVAEQWQLLLRSVMPIMDVASRVHHILENDRGDGRPRVEQKHRLAVPGYAGLSVQFGFADQSIRIYHAEMGQRLVYIVEGIDVTHAAFAAPTLLVTVSSLGVLTAWRLAVKGGGLRRGDAGLTREATLRGANRTVTSLAVSTAWSFIVTGCADGTALVWDSNRLRYTRALKTPRTDPIEHIGINEANGHICLASARYLYMFSLNGHPMAATSADGGRFPEIRFDDAPPEVRTFTGGIAFLHREFLASGDLLVIGVNGTLVLYRCIPGVRRFEDQDVEPWRLVRQGVLFRSDEHGHGDVTAVMFIGETLYAAFEPTPPGRKHAVYQWSLPDAGGSLVAQRRVPDSTTVCMSPSCGRHFGLLDPRRWCTGCGGAFCGAHALHVEFFENRYCDVCRGRLGEASELGLMGRSRMGSRAGSLDPSRVQSAAGSRRTSATGPRPSVSGPTASSVCSSLSFSYGVMAEQLAFVWGWWQ; encoded by the exons ATGttcaagctcctcaaggacctgACCCGCCCGCCCGAACCGCTGGGCGGGCGCAGCCGCTCTGCGAGCCTCAGTACTGGGGTCACGGCACCTGCACCTACGCCCGCCCCGgccccgccaccgccagagccagaggTGGACGAGCAAGAGACAGACGTGGACGCGCGCACCGTCATCTCCCTAGTGGACGGTCTGCCTGATGTGCACGGCACGATGGCGTATGTTGAG acaTTTTCCCATCTGCTCACGCTGCCATCGAAAccggcgacgcgcgccgccttccGCCGGCATGAGGGGTTCGCGCGCCTCTTCGCCGCACTCCATGGGCTTGGGTGGGCAAGGCGGCCTGACGCAATAAGCCAAGACGAGTGGACCGTGTTCGAAGTGCAGCGAGCAGAGGGGCTACGGCTGTGGTTCGAGGCTCTGGCttgggggatgggggatcgggctggcgagcgcgccttCGAT GCCCTCGGAGGCTACATGGCCCTCCTACCGCTCCTGCGTAAGCTCTCGTcagacgacgccgacacggccgacgccgaggtgctcggtatcctcctctctcaccTCCTCGGGAACAACTACACTCTGCGCTCCCTGTTTACTGGGCCAAAAGTCGACGCCGATGCTGTTCTCAAGGACGCTCATCTGCGCTGGGCACAGGGCCTGCCATTGTTGTGGGCGTATATCTGGGGCCTCGAGAAGGGAGATctggagcgcgaggcgctgtacgacggcgcgcgagaggCCACAGCAACACCAGCCGTCTGGCTCACACTATGCGTCATTCGTGCCCTAGCTGCCGACCGCAccaatctcctcctcatccgcgCCAACCTCCCGGCTCTCCCCGAGTTCCTAGTCACTCGCATATACGGGTATGAGCCCGAGCGGCACTTTGACGTCACCTTTCCACCGCGCGACGAGTGGTTCCAGAACGTGCAGGCCGAGCCGGTTGCTCCGGCCCGCGAGTGGTTTGCCCCGTCTGCTGAGGGTCGGGCTTTATATCTCAGCCTTCTGCAGCGCGTGGTGACAGGCGGCATGGACACTCAGATCACATGGCGCCTGTTCCAACTCGTGCGGAAGGCGCCGCCCAAGCCGCCCAGGATCGAGCCGGACAGCATTGCGTCCAGCGGAGCTGCTACACCGATCGCACGTCCCGCCAGTCCTGGTGCCGAATTCGTCACCCCTGCCTCGACGCCTGGGCCAGATACGCCGCGGTCGCAGAAGAAGAGGCCGACGTTGAAAATCAAGCTCTCGCCACCTCTGCACGAGAgcctcgacaccgaggTGCTGGACCTCGTCCGCCGCGCCATGCGCTCTCACAACCCACATGCGTTCATCTTCCGCTCCGCCCCTGGGGTAGAGGACGGGAGCCTCGACCTGAGCGAGCTGGACCGGCCCTTCCCGCCAGCCGCGAAGGGGTTCGTCTTCGCGGCATGGGTCAACATCTCGCGCCTGACAGAGGGCATCAcactcctccacctctcgcAGGAGGGACGCAAACACCCGCTTTTGGCGGTGCGGGTTCTGGAGAACTCGCAGATCTCGATCACGACGACCGCGTGGAGCGACAaggatgacgaggttgaggaggtcaTCTGTGGTGCGGCGGACGCTCTCATTCCTCACCGCGAGTGGGTACACTTCTGCGTCGGGTGTCGGAAGGGCAGAGCTGCCGGCGAAGCACGTATTTTCATCAATGGGCGCCGTGTCGGCGTCATGCACGTAACCTACCCCATCCCACGCCCAGGCGCGAAGGAGGGCGTGCGCGTGAGCGTCGGGCGCGCTCCACCCGAACCCGATTCCAAGCCTACGCTAGGCCACGGCGAGGGTAACGAGTGGTCGCTGGGCCGtacgctcctcctcgaagAGGTTGTGGCTGAGGACATCGTGTTGCTGATGCACCACCTCGGCCCACGATACGCGGGAAATATGCAGGAGGCGGCAGGTAAGTTCCTGACATACGAAGATGCAACCGCAATCAATATCAAcctccacgccctcgcggcAGGCCAAAAAGCCGCACTCCTCCCAGCCAACAGCCAGCTCGTGCGGGCCATATCCTCGGGCCCAGCGATCCCAGAAGATAATATCATGCTCTCGTTGTCAGCGGCCGACGTCCTCCCGTCCCAGTCaggggaagaagaaggcgtcTTGAATGGGGCCGTACCGCACATctcgcgagcgcgcgacTTCACATACGCAAGagcgcacctcgtcggctcCATCTTCCCCTACGCCATGAGTGACATGGACGTGGTCGCCGGGTCtgctggcggcggtgtTTTGGTTCTCAAGTTGGTCGATTTGGCATCTACTcccgacgagctgcgcacCACGCTTGGAGTACTCTGGGATATGTTGCGGTATTcgtgggcggcgagcgaggagatggagcgcaTAC GCGGATACGACCTGCTCGCTGCTATACTCCGGCCTAAGATGGGGGCGCTGGTTGATACGCAGTGTGCGGAGGGCATTCTGGCGTTCCTTGGGATTGATATCAATGACCCGAG CTCCGCACGCGTCCAGTGTTCGGCAGGATATAAAGCCCTCGgactcgacctcgagctgtGGGCACACGCGCAGCTGCCAACCCTCACGCTCTACCTACAGCACTTccaggcgctcctcgcggagTCGCAGTACCGTCGCTTCAACCAATTACGTACATTCCAAAAGTCCAACGTCGTCCGCAAGCTTCTCTATGCGCTGCGCTCAGGACACTATACCCACGCTGCCGTCCCGCTTGCTGTCAACACTCTCCGCCTCGTGCTTACGAGCCGCTGGTccgccgaggacggcatCAAGCCCGTGTTCTCGTACCTCGTCTCGGCGCTGTGTCAGC TCCCCTCTTCGACCTACATCGTGCCCACGGAGCCCACGTCGGCCCAGTACCCCGCGGcactcatcctcaccatgCTCGCGGACGTTCTCAAGAACGCCAAGCGTCTGACCAAGCTCAACAAGGCCATTTCGCTCCACCGCCTTCTCGTAATCTTCCTGCAATCCAACCCGACACCGTTCGTCGTCGTGCCCTGCACCGACATCCTAGCACTGTGCctctcgacgccaagccaCGACTCGTTCCAGCGCCActtcgaggccgagggcggtttcgtcctcctcgccaagacTCTTGCACCGATCTGGAACGCGCACATCCAGGATACGGTCTTCGGCATGCTCTTCGGTCCGACAGGAACGGCAGGGGCAAGCCTCGCCTGCCCGCCTGTCATTGCGAGCGTGTTGGCCGCACTCGacgctctcctccactccgCGAGTGGTGGGAGTGGGGTTGCTGACATGGCAAGCAGCGTCGGCAGCATCAGTAGCACGATCAGCGGGTTGTCCATCACCCCGATTCGACAGCATccggacgacgactcggatTCGGACTCGGGTACGGAgattgacgacgacggccgcctcgagagCCTCCTCACCAAGCTCGCACAAGTGTACCGCCAgtcctcgccgctgcgACGCGCTCTCACTGCGCGTCGCATCGAGTCCATGCTGCCAGCCATGGTCGACTTTGTGACGATGAccgtgagctcgagctctgcGGCGGTGGAAAgccagcgcgccgccgcgcttcAGTGGCTCCAGGCGCTGGTGGATTTAAGCAAGTCGCCCGCAACCATCATCACGcagctcaagctcctcatcgagcagctcaaggcgtcgagctcggcggacaccgcggcgcgcacgccgacATCTGTGGCCGGTTCCATCTCccgcccagcgccgccaAGACGGTCCTCGTCCAACCTCTCCACATCCATGCGCTCCAATTCCAGCGTTACCAGTATCTCATCGCCCCTCCGCCGTGCACCCTCGGGTGAGGGCGGTGGACCTCTGGCGCGCCTCCGCGCCCGAAACCCAACCCGAATGCCCCTCCGTCGCACGCTTACGGGCGAGAGCATCCTACAGGAGGAGCGGGACAAGAACGCTGCGTGGCGCATGATCATCTTGTCGACT gacgCGCGGAAGCACGCGACAGAGACGCTCGAGCGTAAGGAGCACTGGCACCGTCTGAACCAGGTCGAGTGGCCTGGGCTggtcgccgcgctgcggGCGGAGAATGGCGTGTGGGCGGAGGACGACAGGCCTGCGACCTGGCGGCTGGATGGGAGTGAGGGCCCGTTGCGTATGCGAATTCGCCTTGAGCGCACGGATGCAGTCGACGCGCCTGGCAGACAAAAGATCCGTGCTAACCTCCGTGACGCCATTCCCGGTACAGACGAGCTCTCAAGTGCCGTCTCGCGCATAAACGCCGCGCCGTGGGAAGACCCGTTCAGTCTCGCGATGGGCGAGTCGAtggcggaggagcagcCCGCTGGTACGCCCACCAAGCCGACCGCACCGGCGGACCCGTCCCaggctggcgacgacgagagcgacgacgacgcctatcatgaggtcgaggacgagtccACCAACAAAATGCGCCTCGTGGCAAAGGCTTTGCAGGCTGGTGATGTCGTCGAGTCGGCGCACAACATTGTGCGGATTGTCGGCGTTGACGCGCTTCCTGGCCTGCTCATTCTCGGGCGCAAGAACCTGTACCTCATCGATGGGCTTGTGCAGACACCAGAGGGACAGGTGATCGAGGCGGAGCACGCACCGCGCGATGTCCTCTCTATCCCGAGCGGGACGTTGGCTGACTTCGATCCGAGCGACCAGAGATCCCACAGGTGGACATATTCCGACATCGTCGAGACGAACAAGCGCGCGTTCCTGTTCCGCGacgtcgctctcgagctCTACTTTGCCGACAAGCAGAACTTCCTTGTCATCTTTCGCGACAAGCGGGAGCGGCAGACCGTTGTGCATAAGATGGGGATCAAGAGCGGCACAGCGCCGCGCGTGCTCAACTCTTTTGTTCTCGACACACTGAGTCGCGCGCTGGTGGACACGCGCGAGGTGCAGCTCGAGAGCATGACCCGCAAATGGCAGAGCCGCGAGATCTCTAACTTTGCCTACCTCCAGTTGCTGAACCAACATGCGAACCGAACGCCCAACGACGTGACGCAGTACCCCGTTTTCCCGTGGGTGCTGGCCGACTACACGTCGCAGATCCTCGACCtgtcgaagaaggcgaGCTACCGCGACCTGTCGCGGCCGATGGGTGCGCTTACTCCCGCCCGCAGGGAGGAGGCACTAGAGCGGTACCAGGTGATggagggcgtgggcgagAAGCCATTCCACTACGGCACGCACTACTCGAGTTCGATGATTGTGTGCGGGTACATGATCCGCTTGAGTCCGTTCACCGAAATATTCCTCGCGTTACAGGGCGGTACGTTCGACCTCGCGGACCGCCTTTTCTCGTCGGTTCCGCGCGCATGGGACTCGGCCAGCGCGACCAACCGTGGCGACGTGCGGGAGCTCATCCCCGAGTTCTTCTACGCCCCCTCCTTCCTGACCAACCTGAACCATCACGACTTTGGGCGCAAACAGGTATCGGGCGACGTGGTCAACGATGTCGCCTTGCCTCCGTGGGCGCTAAACGACCCGCTACTCTTCGTGCACATCAACCGCGAAACGCTCGAGAGCGACTACGTCTCGCGCCACCTCCCCGAATGGATCGACCTGACGTTCGGACACAAGCAGGGCGACGCGGCATCTTTCAACTGCTTCCATCCACTTAGCTACCGCGGCGcagtcgacctcgacagAATgaaggacgacgccgagcgcgcatCCAGCACTGCCATCATCCACAACTTTGGCCAGACGCCACTACAGATCTTCCGAACGCCGCACCCACACCGTTTCCTCGGCGGTAGAACTACGCTGCCCATCGGCCAGCGGTTCGGCGTCGCTGAGCAGTGGCAGCTCCTCCTGCGCTCCGTGATGCCTATCATGGACGTTGCGTCGCGCGTGCATCACATCCTCGAGAATGATCGGGGAGATGGCCGACCTCGGGTAGAGCAGAAACACCGTCTCGCCGTGCCGGGATATGCGGGGTTGAGTGTACAGTTTGGCTTCGCGGACCAGAGTATCCGGATCTACCATGCAGAGATGGGTCAGAGG CTCGTGTACATCGTCGAGGGCATCGATGTCACTCATGCGGCCTTCGCAGCCCCAACCCTCCTCGTGACCGTGAGCTCGCTCGGCGTGCTCACAGCCTGGCGCCTGGCCGTGAAGGGCGGCGGTCTGCGGCGCGGAGACGCTGGCCTAACCCGCGAAGCAACGCTGCGGGGCGCGAACCGCACAGTCACCTCGCTGGCTGTGAGCACGGCCTGGTCATTTATCGTGACGGGTTGTGCGGACGGCACGGCGCTCGTCTGGGATTCGAACCGGCTGAGATACACTCGCGCTCTAAAGACGCCGCGCACCGATCCAATCGAGCATATCGGCATCAACGAGGCGAACGGCCACATTTGTCTCGCCTCCGCCCGCTATCTCTACATGTTCAGCCTGAACGGGCACCCTATGGCCGCAACGAGCGCCGACGGTGGTCGCTTCCCCGAGATCCGGTTCGACGACGCGCCTCCCGAAGTCCGCACGTTTACAGGGGGCATCGCGTTCCTCCACCGTGAATTCCTTGCTTCTGGCGACTTGCTCGTCATTGGTGTGAATGGCACGCTTGTGCTGTACCGCTGCATTCCAGGGGTACGGAGATTCGAGGACCAGGACGTCGAGCCATGGCGTCTGGTTCGGCAGGGCGTCCTCTTCCGTTCTGACGAGCATGGACATGGGGACGTGACGGCGGTAATGTTTATTGG CGAAACGCTCTACGCCGCGTTTGAGCCGACGCCACCTGGCCGCAAGCACGCGGTGTACCAGTGGTCTCTTCCTGACGCTGGCGGCTCTCTCGTCGCGCAACGCCGTGTGCCTGATAGTACAACGGTGTGCATGTCCCCCAGCTGCGGACGACACTTTGGCCTGCTCGACCCGCGGCGATGGTGCACAGGCTGTGGAGGCGCGTTctgcggcgcgcacgcacTGCACGTCGAGTTCTTCGAGAACCGGTACTGCGACGTCTGCCGCGGCCGGCTGGGTGAGGCGAGCGAACTCGGCCTCATGGGCCGGAGCCGGATGGGAAGCCGCGCAGGCTCACTCGACCCGAGCAGAGTCCAGAGCGCGGCGGGGAGCCGGCGAACAAGTGCTACCGGACCGCGGCCGAGTGTCAGTGGTCCCACTG CAAGTTCCGTGTGCTCCTCGTTGTCGTTCTCCTATGGCGTCATGGCTGAGCAGCTTGCGTTCgtgtggggttggtggcAGTAG